A single Leptospira barantonii DNA region contains:
- a CDS encoding thiolase C-terminal domain-containing protein, protein MREVAIIGAYETEHGNHKDRTLRDLVTEAGNGAILDAGIDRKEIQAVFVGNYAGNEFNKQNTMGSYAANLLGLGDRPAIRTEGACASGGIAARQGFLAVAAGIYDTVLVLGVEKMNGLDPETTMEIVARGQDADVEGGYCISGPSGFALNAIRHMYEFGTTKEMLAKVAEKNYYHGSLNPFAHKQKEISFNNIMRARMVTTPFGFHDVSLVTDASTALVITTLDKAKSIRKDPVVIKGSGIGGDYFNVALKKDSVSFPATVQAAAEAFKMSGVKREEIDVLECHDCFTITEIINIEDLGFVDKGKGGSYTMDGHTRLGGKLPVNTSGGLKAKGHPVGATGIGQIVEMTFQLRDQSDKRQVTNARTALTHVLGGPGAVSCIHILQRI, encoded by the coding sequence ATGAGAGAAGTAGCGATCATCGGAGCTTACGAAACGGAACACGGAAATCATAAGGACAGAACCTTGAGGGATCTTGTAACCGAAGCGGGAAACGGAGCGATTCTGGACGCGGGTATCGATCGTAAGGAAATCCAAGCGGTTTTCGTGGGAAACTACGCGGGTAACGAATTCAACAAACAAAACACGATGGGTTCTTATGCGGCCAACTTACTCGGATTAGGCGATCGTCCTGCGATTCGCACCGAAGGAGCCTGCGCATCCGGAGGAATCGCGGCGCGTCAGGGATTCTTGGCCGTAGCCGCCGGGATCTACGATACGGTTTTGGTTCTTGGTGTTGAAAAGATGAACGGGCTCGATCCTGAAACGACGATGGAAATCGTAGCAAGAGGTCAAGATGCGGATGTGGAAGGCGGTTATTGTATTTCCGGACCTTCCGGTTTCGCCCTCAACGCGATCCGTCACATGTACGAATTCGGAACGACCAAAGAAATGCTCGCAAAGGTCGCAGAAAAGAATTACTATCACGGAAGTTTGAACCCGTTCGCACACAAACAAAAGGAGATTTCGTTTAACAATATCATGAGAGCGAGAATGGTCACAACTCCGTTTGGTTTTCATGACGTTTCCTTAGTGACGGACGCAAGCACCGCGCTTGTGATCACTACCTTGGACAAAGCGAAATCGATTCGCAAAGATCCGGTTGTCATCAAAGGATCGGGAATCGGAGGAGATTATTTCAACGTCGCATTAAAAAAGGATTCGGTAAGTTTTCCCGCAACGGTTCAAGCCGCCGCAGAAGCATTTAAAATGTCCGGAGTAAAACGGGAAGAAATCGACGTTTTGGAATGTCACGATTGTTTTACGATTACCGAAATCATCAACATCGAAGATCTTGGTTTTGTGGACAAGGGCAAAGGCGGTTCTTATACGATGGACGGACATACCCGTCTCGGCGGAAAACTTCCCGTAAACACATCGGGCGGTCTCAAAGCGAAAGGACATCCTGTCGGAGCGACCGGAATCGGCCAGATCGTCGAAATGACGTTTCAGCTTAGGGATCAATCGGATAAACGTCAAGTGACCAACGCGAGAACCGCATTGACACACGTGTTGGGCGGACCGGGCGCGGTGAGTTGTATTCATATTCTTCAGAGGATTTAA